The genome window GCTGGATTGCCAGCTGAAATATTGATGCTTGGATTGACTATTGCAGTTTGTAAGACTTGAGATTGTGGCTGTGCTTGGATATTCTCAGCCATCGACATATATTCGGTTTTTTGAATATTCTTTTGAGCTGTTTCTAGAACTCGTGATGAATCTTTTTCTTGTGTAATTCTCGGAAGTTCAATTGTATCTGGATCTTCTTCAATAACCGCATCTAGATAGCCGGACATCCAGAATCTATCATTGGGTGTAGAGATTCGAACCAATTCTTTAAACTCATTTTTTACATTTCTTTTCATTACAATATTTCCGAGATTTTTAATTTCTAATAATAGATATACTCTTCTATTATCGACCTTTTTTACTGAGTAATTTAAGTTTTCTAGACCCCAACTTTATTGAAATTGATAAAGTTGGGCTTTGTATTTTGTAACTTAAATTATTTATTGGGTTGAGGAGTAAGTCTCAAATAAGGCTTAATTGCCTTCCAACCTTTAGGGAATTTTGATTTTGCATCAGCGTCCGATACGGAAGGGACGATCACACAGTCCTGACCATCTTTCCAATCTACTGGAGTTGCAACACTGTAGTTTGCGGTCAATTGAAGAGAATCAATCACTCTCAAAATCTCGTCAAAATTTCTACCAGTTGATGCAGGATAGGTAATGATCAATTTTACCTTTTTGTCTGCGCCAATGATAAATACAGATCGAACTGTTAATGAGTTATCTGCGTTTGGGTGAATCATGTCGTAAAGAGTGGAAACTTTTTTGTCCAAATCTGCAAGAATCGGATAGTCCACTTTGCAACTTTGTGTTTCGTTGATATCTTCGATCCATTTCTTGTGGGAGTCTACGCCATCGACGCTAAGTGCGATTACTTTTACGTTTCGTTTTTCGAATTCTGGTTTGAGTTTGGAT of Leptospira sp. GIMC2001 contains these proteins:
- a CDS encoding peroxiredoxin, translated to MSLRLGDIAPDFKADSSEGTIEFHKYLGDSWGVLFSHPADFTPVCTTELGRVSKLKPEFEKRNVKVIALSVDGVDSHKKWIEDINETQSCKVDYPILADLDKKVSTLYDMIHPNADNSLTVRSVFIIGADKKVKLIITYPASTGRNFDEILRVIDSLQLTANYSVATPVDWKDGQDCVIVPSVSDADAKSKFPKGWKAIKPYLRLTPQPNK